Proteins found in one Campylobacter lari genomic segment:
- the tilS gene encoding tRNA lysidine(34) synthetase TilS codes for MMIDSKYLNHLKQGKNLLAFSHGSDSSALFFMLLEKNIDFDLAFINYKTRKNSDKEEQNAKELAKSFHKKIYIKTAPNITKNFEACARALRYEFFEKLCKNHSYNNLLLAHHLNDKLEWFLMQFSKGAGLRELLGFKDIEKRKYFTIIRPLLEIPKEEISNYLKENNITFFHDESNDDEKYFRNFIRKNFANEFLKLYPNGVKKSFKYLEKDLKEENICEFKNIYITHKDESLIAKCFKKLGVLLSAKQRQEALKGNGVISHKIGIVYIQEKVLIFPFISCEKMPKEFKEIYRKAKIPKLLRAYLYTKNIDVKELMQALL; via the coding sequence TTGATGATTGATAGCAAATATTTAAATCATTTAAAGCAAGGGAAAAATCTTTTAGCATTTTCTCACGGGAGTGATTCGAGTGCTTTATTTTTCATGCTTTTAGAAAAAAATATAGATTTTGACCTTGCTTTTATAAACTATAAAACTCGTAAAAATAGTGATAAAGAAGAGCAAAATGCCAAAGAATTAGCCAAGAGTTTTCACAAAAAAATTTACATCAAAACCGCACCCAATATAACAAAAAATTTCGAAGCTTGCGCAAGAGCTTTGCGTTATGAGTTTTTTGAAAAACTTTGCAAAAATCACTCTTATAATAATCTTTTACTAGCTCATCATTTAAATGATAAACTAGAATGGTTTTTAATGCAATTTTCCAAAGGTGCAGGACTTAGAGAATTACTTGGCTTTAAAGATATTGAAAAAAGAAAATATTTTACTATCATAAGACCCTTGCTTGAAATTCCAAAAGAAGAAATTTCAAATTACTTAAAAGAAAACAATATCACTTTTTTTCATGATGAGAGTAATGATGATGAAAAATATTTTAGAAATTTCATACGCAAAAATTTTGCTAATGAGTTTTTAAAGCTTTATCCAAATGGAGTAAAAAAGAGTTTTAAATACCTAGAAAAAGACTTAAAAGAAGAAAATATTTGTGAATTTAAAAATATTTACATTACTCATAAAGATGAAAGTTTAATCGCAAAATGCTTTAAAAAACTTGGAGTGCTTTTAAGCGCCAAACAAAGACAAGAAGCTTTAAAAGGCAATGGAGTGATTTCGCATAAAATAGGCATTGTTTATATACAAGAAAAAGTGTTGATTTTTCCTTTTATAAGTTGTGAGAAAATGCCAAAAGAATTTAAAGAAATTTATAGAAAAGCAAAAATCCCTAAACTCTTAAGAGCATATTTATACACAAAAAATATTGATGTAAAAGAGCTTATGCAAGCTCTTTTATGA
- a CDS encoding phosphomannomutase/phosphoglucomutase, with protein sequence MLDLIFREYDIRGLYPSELNEKSVKAIGYALGLEMKSRGCEKVSVGYDARYSANELFNYLISGLNKANMQVFNIGLAPTPMGYFSLFFDDIFDANIMITGSHNPKEYNGFKITINKESFFGADLKKLSLKVQEYLELEINDDLRYENYDVKSLYIDFLAKHFSHLKGYKEKIIIDCANGATGVIIKPLVEKLNLNAQILFENPDGNFPNHAPDPTELENLHALQVALKENENAKMGFAFDGDGDRLVVASKDYVFKGDELCYLFAKNIKNPRVLGEVKCSKNLFDEVAKFGFIMMGKTGHSNIKKMMKEQNIDIAAELSGHIFFKDRYFGYDDGIYAFLRTLELLVNGFDIEKLVKELPKLYASEEIKLKVGEENKFQIIEKFKEKVKANAFENVLDCNEIDGVRITFKEGWALLRASNTSPYLIMRTEATSAEFKDFLEARVKELFEEIIKELA encoded by the coding sequence ATGTTAGATTTGATTTTTAGAGAGTATGATATAAGAGGGCTTTACCCAAGTGAGTTAAATGAAAAAAGTGTAAAAGCTATAGGTTATGCCTTGGGTTTAGAAATGAAATCAAGAGGTTGTGAGAAAGTAAGTGTGGGCTATGATGCAAGATATAGTGCAAATGAACTTTTTAACTATTTAATTAGTGGTTTAAATAAAGCTAATATGCAAGTTTTCAATATAGGCTTAGCACCAACTCCTATGGGGTATTTTAGTTTATTTTTTGATGATATTTTTGATGCAAACATCATGATAACAGGTTCGCATAATCCAAAAGAATACAATGGCTTTAAAATCACGATTAACAAAGAAAGTTTTTTTGGTGCTGATTTGAAAAAGCTTTCTTTAAAAGTGCAAGAGTATTTAGAACTTGAAATCAATGATGATTTAAGATATGAAAATTATGATGTTAAAAGCTTATATATAGACTTTTTAGCTAAGCATTTTTCACATCTTAAGGGCTATAAAGAAAAAATCATTATTGATTGTGCAAATGGAGCTACTGGAGTGATTATAAAGCCTTTGGTGGAAAAATTAAATCTTAATGCACAAATTTTATTTGAAAATCCTGATGGAAATTTCCCAAACCACGCGCCTGATCCAACAGAGCTTGAAAATTTACACGCATTGCAAGTTGCGCTAAAAGAAAATGAAAATGCAAAAATGGGCTTTGCTTTTGATGGAGATGGAGATCGTTTAGTAGTCGCAAGTAAAGACTATGTATTTAAGGGCGATGAGCTTTGCTATTTATTTGCTAAAAATATAAAAAATCCTAGAGTTTTAGGTGAAGTAAAATGTTCTAAAAATCTTTTCGATGAGGTAGCTAAATTTGGTTTTATCATGATGGGTAAGACTGGACATTCTAATATTAAAAAAATGATGAAAGAGCAAAATATCGACATAGCAGCAGAGCTTAGTGGGCATATTTTCTTTAAAGATAGATATTTTGGTTATGATGATGGAATTTATGCATTTTTAAGAACTTTAGAGCTTTTAGTAAATGGTTTTGATATAGAAAAATTGGTTAAAGAATTACCAAAACTTTATGCAAGTGAAGAGATTAAGCTTAAGGTTGGTGAGGAAAATAAATTTCAAATCATAGAAAAATTTAAAGAAAAAGTAAAAGCAAACGCTTTTGAAAATGTGCTTGATTGTAATGAAATTGATGGAGTTAGAATCACCTTTAAAGAGGGTTGGGCGCTTTTGCGTGCTTCTAATACAAGTCCATATCTTATCATGCGCACCGAAGCTACAAGTGCTGAATTTAAAGACTTTTTAGAAGCAAGAGTAAAAGAACTTTTTGAAGAAATCATAAAAGAGCTTGCATAA